AGAAAATCATAAGCCTGCATCAGCATGTAGTTAAACTCTAAAAAGGAAAGGCCTCTTTCTAATCGGGACTTAAAGCATTCCGCTGTAAGCATTCTATTTACAGAAAAATGAACCCCTATATCTCTTAAAAATTCAATATAGTTTAAGTTTAAAAGCCAGTCAGCATTATTTGCCATGATGGCTTTGCCATTCGAAAAATCAATGAGTCTTTGCATCTGCTTTTTAAAAGCTTCAGCATTTCTATCTATTTCTTCTTTAGTCAACATCTTTCTCATATCAGTCCTGCCGCTTGGGTCTCCTACCATCGCTGTGCCACCGCCTATTAACACAATAGGCCTGTGGCCTGCTTTTTGCATGTGAGACATCACCATAATTTGAAGAAAATGTCCCACATGTAAGCTATCAGCAGTAGGATCAAAGCCTATGTAAAAAGTAATTTTTTCTTTTTCTAAAAGTTCTCGTATTTCCTCTTCATGAGTCATTTGCTGAATATATCCTCTTTCTTGCAAAACATCAAGTACAGACACGATAATACCTCCATCATCTTATTTTTGTATATTGTATCAAATGAAAAACATATTTTCAAATATTTTTGACAATATAATTTTATCACTTTATAATATTTACTATCAACAAATAAAAGAGAAGTGATTGTATGAATTACAAAGTCTATGCTACAGGTAATAAAATAGAAAAGTTTTATTCTGATGCAATAAAAGAATATCAAAAGAGGCTGAGCCGATTTTGCAATATCACTTTTTCAAGCTACAAAAATTCTCAAAAATTACCTTTTCAAGAAACGGATAAATATTACAAAATAGTAATATCACCTGCAGGTAAATCCTTGTCTTCAGAGGAATTGGCAGAAAAAATAAAAGAGTTTGAACTTACTGGAATAACAGATATATTAATAATCATAGGAAATGAAGAAATTCATTGTAATGAGACCATAAGCATAAGTAGCATGAAAATGAGTTTAGGTTTGACTTCTACTATTTTCTTTGAACAGTTATATAGGGCATATAAAATTTTAAACAATGAACCTTATCACAAGTGATTTTCTCCACTAAAAGCTAAATAAATCTGCTCTAAAAGTATAAGTCTCATAAGCTGGTGAGGAAAAGTCATTTTAGAAAAAGAAAGATTTAAATGGGATTGTTTCTTTATATTTTCCCACAATCCCAACGATCCACCTATTACAAAGGTCATTTCTCTATAACCAGATTGAAAAGTCGCCTTTATAAATTGGGAAAATTTATATGAGTCTATTTCTTTTCCTTCTATAGCAAGAGAAACAACAAAGCTTCCCTTTTTTATTTTAGAAAGAACTCTTTCTCCTTCTTTACGCAAAATCTCCTTTTTTTCTTTTTCACTTAAATTTTGAGGAGCTTTTTCTTCTTCTACTTCTTTAATTTCTATTTCACAATAAGGGCGCAATTTTTTTAAATAAAAAACTATTCCATCGCTTATATAGTTCTCCTTTATTTTTCCAACAGCTATTATATATATCTTCATTATTAAGTCCCTCATTTTTAAACTACAAGATATTTAGGTGGCTCATCGCAAAAATCACATTTATGAGGTACCAGCCAATCAGTAAAAGAAACTTCATCCAATTTGTAAATATCCGGTGGTTGTTCGTACACTTCGACAAATTCTTCAATGGCATCCTCTAAATGCTTTTCACACACAACAAACATAAAACCTCTCCTATTCTCCGAGAGTTATAGTAGTATATCCTGTCTTTCCCGATACGGTTTGGTACTTAACTTTTATTTTGTCACCTGGATTTTTTTCATAAATAATACATTTTAAACTTGTCATAGTATTTACAGGTCTTTCATCTATCTCCAAAATAATATAGCCTTTTTTAATGCCAGCTTTATAAGCAGGACCTTTAGGATCAATATCTGCCACATATATCCCCTCATATATATAAACATCTGCGGAAATGTAACTGGCAATTTCTTTATCATACGCAACTATGCCAATATAAGGTGCTTTAAATGTACCCGTTTCTATCACTTTCTTAAGTATAGGCTTTACAATATTTATAGGTATAGCAAAGCCCAATCCTTCAGCAGTTGTTACCTTCGCAGTATTTATTCCAATTGCATAGCCTTGAGAATCCACTAAAGGCCCTCCGCTATTCCCTGGATTTATAGAAGCATCTGTCTGTATCAAGTCTTCCATGATTCGCGGTTTTCCATCCTCAGTAATGGGAAGGCTTCTATTTAAAGCGCTTATTATTCCAGAAGTAACCGTCCTTTGAAACCTAAGACCTAAAGGATTTCCAATTGCTATTGCGGTTTGCCCTACCGATATCTTGTCAGAATCTCCCAAAGGTATAATTGGTAAATCTTTTGCATCAATTTTTAAGATAGAAAGGTCTAAAACAGGGTCAGTCCATAAAACTTTACCCGGAAGTATACTGCCATTACTTAAATATACCTTTATATTTTTGGATTTTTCATTAGCTACATGATTATTTGTTATAATATAGCCATTTGGATTAACAATAAAACCTGAACCTACACCTTCTACAGCTTTTTCTATAAAATAATACTCTCTTTGAAATTCTACAGTAGTAATTCCCACAACAGCAGGAGTATCCTTTTTTGCCACTACTTCCGCTATTGTAGGAGATTCTTTTGTTGGTATCACTACTTCTGTTTTTATTCCTGAAGAAGGAGGATAAGGTATAGGAATAACCTTACCCCATAAATATTTTGGTGCAATATATACAAATACTAAAGAGGTAACCAAAGAAACTATAATTGCAACAGCAAAAAAACTCTTCAATTGACGCTGCATAATATCACCTCACTAAATAGGATGAGATATTATGCAGCACATTATACTCAAAATTTTATAGCTTTTTTACTCTTTTACCCTTACTACATCAGCTCCTAGTTGTTGAAGCTTTACTTCCATCGCTTCATAACCTCTATCTATATGATAAACCTCCATAACCTCTGTCGTACCCTCAGCAGCAAGCCCTGCTATAACCATCGCTGCACCTGCTCTTAAGTCTGTCGCATAAAGAGGTGCACCTGTCAATTTCTCTACGCCTTCAATTATTGCAGTCCTTCCTTCTACTCTTACTTTCGCTCCCATTTTCTTTAACTCATTTAAATATTTAAATCTATTTTCATATATATTTTCAGTAATGACACTTATGCCATCAGCCAAAGCCAAAAGCACCGCAAAGGGCTGTTGCATATCTGTTGGAAAGCCAGGATAAGGTAAAGTTTTTATATCAACATGTTTTAAAGGTCCTTCTCTTCTTACTCTTATCACATCATCGTATTCTTCAACAATGACGCCCATTTCTGCAAGTTTTGCAACAATTGCTTCTAAGTGATTTGGAATTACTCCTTTTATATACACATCACCTTTAGTTGCGGCAGCTGCCACCATGTAAGTTCCTGCTTCTATTTGGTCAGGAATAATAGTATAGTGACATCCGTGAAGCTTGTCTACGCCTGTTATCTTAATAGTATCTGTACCAGCACCTTTGATATTCGCTCCCATGGCATTTAAAAAGTTTGCTACATCAACTACATGGGGCTCTTTTGCACAGTTTTCTAATATCGTTACCCCTTCAGCTTTAACTGCTGCCAACATCAAATTTATAGTAGCACCTACACTCGCCACATCAAAATATATATGATTCCCTACTAATTTATCAGCTTTAATCCTTATAAGTCCATGTTCTATAGTAGTCTCCGCGCCTAAAGCTTCAAACCCTTTAATATGCTGATCAATAGGTCTTACACCAATATTGCACCCACCTGGCATAGCTATTACTGCCTCATTAAATCTACTTAAAAGTGCACCTATAAGATAATAAGAAGCCCTCATCTGGCTTGCTAAATCTCGAGGGGGGTAAAAGGAATTAAGCCCTTCAGGGGCAATTACTACTTCGTGTTTTTTCTTTTCTACTTTTCCTCCCAGATGGCGTATCATCTGGACTAATAATTCTATATCTTTTATATCAGGCAAATTATCTATCACACTCGGAGTATCAGCCAATAGGGCTGCGGGAAGGATTGCAACAGCAGAGTTTTTAGCGCCACTTATCTGTATACTTCCTTTAAGGGGCTTTCCTCCTTTTATTATAAACTTTTCCATTCTTCAATCTTCCCTTCAAATCAATAAAATAAATTAAACTTAAACAGTATCACAATATATACTTTAATACAATTTAAAATATTTTACAAGTATTTAAGGGTTAAAAAAAAGAAGAAGAAGGTGGTATTATTTACCTTCCTCAAAATTTCCCGTATAAGCGTTTATGTAATATCTGTTGCCATCCTGAGTAGTTATCCTCCAAACAGGTACTGCTTCTCCTTTAGTAGCACTGCTCCAGTTAAAATAATAGCCTAATTTTATTTCTTTTACAACCATAGGTTTTGCATCCGTCTTTATCTCCACAAGCTTCAAAAGAGCATAAGCCGCATTTATCACCTCTTTTTTCGCCTTTTCCATCACAACAGAACCAAACCAAGACTTTGAAAATTCAAAGCTTTTGTCATCTATTTTCCCTTCCATCCATCCGCCATCTATGAAGTAATCCTTATAGGTTTGAAAATACTTTATCTTTACCTCTTTACCTTGAGAAATTTTTTCAACTTGTACATTTATTTCTTTAAAATGATAATTATTTATAAAATTCTGTACATACTCTTCCTTTTGAGAAGAAGACATATCTTTAAATTTATCGTTCTTTTCAAAATAATAAAAACTAATGCCATCTACTTTGATAGTTTTATCTTCAAATTTAAAAATTGTATATCTATTTTCTTTGTATTTTTCATATTTTTGACTTTTAATAAAATTTTCTAAAACAAAACTTTCATCAAATATTTCTCTCGTTACCTTAACAAGAGGCATTGGCTCTGTCTCTTGCGGAATTGTAGTTTTCAAAATTATGTTGTTTTGCAATAAGACTTCCTCTATTGAATACAAATCTTGCCTTGATAAAAGCTGGGGTTGCGGTTTATTAATTTTAGCAATAGTTAGATATAAAAGAACATTCAAAATCGCAAAGGTGATTATCAGCACTGTCTTTGCTTTAGACCAGTTCATAATTTATACCCCATTGTAAATCAACTTTCCATTAAATATGTTTATAAAAAACACTTTATTGTTACTTTCTCCAATCCAAACAGGGATAAATTGTCCCTCATAATACGCATAACCTATTTTTAAATCAGAAAGCGGTTCTCGCCAGTTTATCTCTTTTAATCCCATTGCAAGAGGTTGCTTCAATTTTGCATGAGAAATTAAATAACTTCCATTACTCATCAAATCTAAATACAAAACTCGTGCATATTTAATATTGCCATTTGAAATATTTATTTCGATTGGAAAATCCAGCATTTCTTTTTGCAAAATTCGAAGAGGATAATCAAATATATAATTAAAATAAAAATTATATTCCCCTTTTTCTTCTTTGAAATCCATCAGATAAATATCGTCAACTTTTATCCCTATTTCCTCCAAAAAGACGACAGATTTTCTCAGTGCAAAAATTTTATCAGTGGGAGAAGCTTCAGAAACAGTGTCATAAAATTCTATATACCCATTTTGATATAAGCGCAGACTTTTTAAACCGTCGGTATAAACAGTACATCCGTTATTCTCGGTAATTTTTCTTACAACAGAGATATTCGTAAAAAATTTTTCTAGAAAATGGGGGTCAGATTCAAAATTTGTTTCTTTACTATATATTTTTTTTATCGAAAACGTTAGAGAAGGTATGTACACGTTTTTTTCAAAATATGCATTGCCTTCCTCATAAACAGATTCACACACACTGACCTCATCTTTAGGGAAATTCTTTATAATGTTTTTTAAATCCTCCATCTCTGAATAATTGAAACTATAAAATTTTTTATTGGCTGCATCCTTCACAAAAATTTGATTTTTGTCTATGTTAACGATAATCTCTTTTACATATACATTGCTATTTATTTTTCTAGACCAGCTATCTCTGTTGCTAAAAATATCTTTTAACAAGTCACCATTTGCACTTTTTCCCATTAAAAACCGCATAAACGTACCTTTTTGTGCGTTTTCCCAACTATTCTCATCGACCACATTTATTTTTTCTTCTTTATTTGAACTAATAAAATCCGTTGTTTTTTTCCATAAAGAAAAGGAAAGATTACCATCTGATACTAAGTACACTTTTCCTTGCAAACCCACAAAAGTGTATTCTGGCCTTATTATACGAAAAATGTCCACCTTTGTATTTGTGGACTTTTTATTAATAAATGATAATTCATTTTGCGGAAAGGATATCCACAGTTTATAAGTTAAATACACGCTAGTTAAAACAAGAAAAAACAATAGCAGTGACTTAATCTTCTCCCTCATCCTTCAAGACCTCTATTTTAAAAGAGATTTTATTATATCCTCAATGGCAGTAATTGTTATTTGCAAAATCCCATCCTTTTTTGTAAGTATCACATGGCCTTTTATTATTTGCAATTGGTCGTCTTTATAAGCTTTTATTACTATATAATTATCTCCATAGCTTAAAGTCAATAATTTTGCGAAAAGCATTGTATCGCCAATTACCCATTTGTCGCTTAAATTATCGTTTAAGATAAGCTCTACAGTAGTATTAGGTTGTCCACTCCCAGAAATTATAAAATATTTGTTGTCCGTTTTTACATCGTTTATATTAGTTTTAACTTTTATGAGGTCATCTGCATATCCATATGACATAAAAAGAGCCATAAACATCATCACTGCTACAAATAAAGCAACTATTTTTTTCAAGGATATCCCTCCTTCTCCTTTATGGTTTTATTATACAGTACTATTATTACAATATTGTTACAGTAATATTAAATTATTATTACGAATTTACTGGTATGGCAGTTTAACCCTCACTATAGTGCCTTTTCCTACTTCGCTTTCTATGTTTACTTCTCCTTTGTGAAGTTCTACAATTTGTTTTACAATAGAAAGCCCCAAACCTGTACCTCCAAGCTCTCTGGATCTGGCTTTATCTACTCTGTAAAACCTTTCAAAGATTCGAGGCAGGTCTTCTTTAGGAATTCCTATACCGTTGTCTTCCACAATGAAGGTTGCAAAATTTTCATCGTATTCTGTCATAACTTTTATCATTCCGTTTTCTGGAGTGTATTTTATAGCATTGGTTACTAGGTTCACTATAACTTGTTCCATTTTATCTTTGTCAATATACACATGCCTTGGTACTTCTTGAAGGTCGACGATAAGTTTCTGATTTTTTTTATGAGCTTCAATAGAAAGTCTATTTATTACGTCAATTATTACTTCATTTAAATTTTTATGCTCAAATTTGAGGTTTTTCTCTTCAGAATCCATTTTAGATAAAAGAAGTAAATCTTTTACAAGACGTGTCATTCTGTCAGTTTCTGAATCTATTATTTTTAAAAATCTCTTTAAATATTCAGCATCTACGTCGCTGTAAAGAAGAGTTTCAACATAGCTTTTTATGGTGGCAAGAGGAGTTCTAAGTTCATGAGAGACATTTGCCACAAACTCCTTCCTCATGGCATCCAATTTGTGTTGCTCCGTGATATCGTGAAGTACATAAACATATCCTTCTATTTGTTGATTGCTTTTTAGCGGAGCTATGTTAACTGTTAAAACCTTGTTTCCGCAATTCATTGTCGCTACTGCATCTTCTTTTTCTAAATTTAGTATTCCCTCTATTGGCATTCCTAATTCCAGCTTCACATTTAACATTTTCTCGGCAGCCTCATTATAGTGGATTATGTTGCCTTTTGCATCTGTTGCCACAACACCATCGGTCATAAATTGTATAATAGCTTCTATTTTGTTTTTTTCACCTTGAATATCATTTAAAGTCTGTTTTAACCGCAAAGATAAAAAATTAAACATTTCACCTAATTTTCCTATTTCATCATTAGATTTTATCTTTATCGTCACATCAAAATTACCTTCTGCCATCTTTTGAGCATATTTTGTCACTTCTTTGATGGGGTCAGTTATAGTCTTGGACAAAATATATCCAAGCACCATAGTAATTCCAACAGCAAAAAGAGTAGCACTCGAAAGAATCAAATTGACATCCCATAAAGTCTCATATATTCCATTTAAAGAACCGCTAATATACACAACTCCATTTATTTTACCATCGCTATTATAAACTGGCATGGCAAAGCTTTTTATTTTTCCAGTAGAATTATAATCATCAGTCACTTCACTTCCGATTTCTCCTGATAGGGCTTTGACAATAGCAGGAGTCATCATTTTACCCCTATCCCCAGTTGAACTAGCTAAAATATTTCCTTTATTATCCAAAATATACACATACTTTACGTTTGAATTAGGACCCATGTACATATTTATCACATTTTTTAAGCTTTTTGCATCCATGTTGTCTTTAAGGGTAAAAGAAATACCTCGTGCTTGCGCTTCAAGGTAATTGTCAAAGTTATTCATGTGGTAATTTTCAAGAGATTTATAAAGATATACCCATATGATTTCCATTGCTACAAGTATTAACAAAGTATATATGAGAATTATTTTCCATTGAATGCTTTTAAATCTGCTTCTCATCGCTAAAATAGTAACCAACCCCTCTTTTTGTGTGAATAAGCTTGGGGTTACTGGGGTCATCTTCAATTTTTTCTCTCAGTCTTCTTATGGTGACATCTACTGTTCTAATATCACCCAGATATTCATAACCCCATACCTTTTCCAATAGCATTTCGCGTGAAAAAATAAGCCCCTTGTTTAAAATGAGAAATCTCAAAAGTTCAAATTCTCTGGAGGTAAGTTCTATCTCTTTATTGTTTTTTTCTACTTTATATTTCGACATGTCAATTTTTAAATTTTTTACGTAAATGATATTCCCAGACTCGTTTCCATTTAAACTAATTCTCCTTAAATTAGCTTTTACTCGTGCTATGAGTTCTCTTATAGAAAAAGGTTTCGTTATGTAGTCATCAGCTCCCAATTCCAGTCCCAATACTTTGTCTACTTCTTCCTCTTTAGCCGTCAACATCAAAATAGGTATAGTCATCGATTGCCTTAGAGTCCTTAGTACTGAAAAACCGTCTAATTTAGGCAACATCACATCAAGTATTATCAAATCTGGATTTTGCTCTTTTGCTATTTTTAAAGCCTCTTCCCCATCATAAGCTTCATAAGTTATGTATCCCTCTTTTTCCAGATTGTATTTGATTATCTCAACTATAGGCTTCTCATCATCAACTATCAGTATTCTGTAACTCATTTTACTTCCCCCTTGTCTTTTTATAGGGTTAAAGCAAGAAGAGCAACACTCTCCTTGCTTTATTTCACTGAATCTATAAATTTCTCTAAATCTTGTCCTGTAACTTTATAAAAACTCTCACTTAAACTTAACCCTCTCCCCAAATATTTTAAAATATCTCTTATGCTTTGCATCCCATATTTATCACTTATGGCTTTTACTATTTCAAAAGACCTTTTATAGGCCAATGTCTCATCTAATTGGTTAAAGTTATAAGTCAACTCTTTGAGGGAATAGGGTTTATCACCTGTTACACCTTCACCCCAGACAAAACCGTTTTCTCGATATTCTTCCAAAAGGGCTATACCTTCTGTAAACCATACGGGGTAATTGCCTCTCGCAATATCATCTACAACAAGGTGGGCAAATTCGTGTACAATCGGTCCGTCATGCTCAAAGACTTTTTCTAGGTCTTCTGTAGGACTAATCCACAATTCAGGTGATACTATGCTTATGACTCCATTTAAATAAAGCCCCATCGCAGTATCCCCTTTTGCAAGTGAAAAATCTGTGTTCATTTTTTCAGGGTCATGGTACATTATAATGACGGTTTTACCAGGTGGTTTGTAATCTAAATCTTTAGTAACACTATCATAATGTTTTTCTGCAATTTCTAAAACAAGAGAAACGTATTTTTCATCTGGCATGGTATATCGCACTATAAAGTGCTCACTTTGTGTTGTTTTGTAATCTTTTACATTATCTGTTAAACTATTTTCTTTTATTTCTCTCACATAAGGATAGGAAGCCACCATAATTTTGTTAGCATAATAAAGAGAAATGAACAAAATAAGTGCAATAGCAAAAACAATAATTTTCTTTTTCATCCTGTATCACCTCACATACATTTAAAACCCCGTATGTAATTTATATGTAGAGGCTTTTATATGTATGAAGCGATACAGGTTTTTTTGACAAATATAATTACAACTGTATTATAACATTCATAAATACTTGTAGCAACCCTACAAAAATAAAAAGCCCTCCATAGGGCTTGCAGTTTGTTGACAAAGTTAAAAAATATTCAAAGGAGATATTTTGCATCGTCGCTCCGATGTTCCAAAGCGACAAAACTAAAGCTCGACCTTCGGGCTCCGGCAGGGTACCGGGCACAATCGGCCTCCTTGCCTCAGGTGCCCGCCTTCGCCATCCATGGCTTCGGCCCTGCCTCCACCCTCGGTCTTGCTAAGTTTTGTTACCGCTTTGTAACAAGTCGCTCCTTATGCAAAATATCTCCTTTACGAAAGTTTGTCTACAGTCTGAAAGCCCTCCATAGGGCTTGTCACAATTTCATCTATTTAAATATGATAAAGGATTAACTGGAACGCCATTTTTTCTAACTTCAAAGTGGAGATGAGACCCTGTTGCACGACCTGTCGAACCTACCAAAGCAATTTTTTGTCCTTTCGCCACTTTATCGCCTTTCTTAGCAAGGAGTTTACTAGCGTGTCCGTAATAAGTAACATAACCATTGTGATGGTCAATTTTCACTAAATAGCCATAGCCACTTTCCCAACCAGAAAATATAACAGTTCCTGCATCTGCAGCATAGATAGGAGTTCCTTCTGAAGCTGCTATATCAACTCCCGTATGAAAACTCCCCCATCTAGGACCAAATCGTGAGGTTATTGTACCTCTCGCAGGATAATTAAAAGACCCTGTAGCAACATAAGATATTCTTTTTGAACCTACGGCAACTATTTTGTTGATAGGATTTTCAAGGACATTTTCGTTCTTTATTTTTTTTGAAACCTCAATGCCATTGTAACTTACAACAACAGCAGTTACCTCTTTCAAGCCTTTTTTACCTTCTACTAACACTTTAGACTGATTGGTATACAGTTTGTCATCTTTAGTAAGCTTTGTCTCAAAAGGTATTTCCTCTTTGTAAACTATTCTCTTTTCAGTAACAACCGTGACATTAGGTACAGCAGAAGATAAATATATTATTTGTCCTGGTTTTAAATTTTCTGTAAGGCCAGGATTTAATTTTAAAATATCATCAATGTACATGTCGTGGTCTCTTGCAATAGACCACAAACTATCGTTTTCTTTTACAGTGTATGTAACAGCTTTTTTTACAGGTTGTTGCAATATTTTTAACGCTTCCTCAAAGCTTACTAAATATTTTGGAGGTATGTACTTTTCTTCAATTTTGACATCCTCTTTAAAATATGTTCTATCAGAATCCCTTGCGTATTTATTCTTTAACATTTCAAGAACCTTATTTGCCTCTTCTTCATTTTTTAACGCAGTCACAAACTTGCCATCTACTATTATGGCAGCAGCTTTGCAGCTAAAACTCATAGCATTTTCCAAATTAGCATAAATTTTATGTACATCTGTCAACTCTTTATTTGATACTCTTACCCTTTCAAATTTTATTTGCTGATTTAAAACTATATCCGTTCCTGTCTTTTGCTTTTCTTTTTTATGTAATTCTTCTATAAAACTTTTTACCTCATCTATATTCTTGGTAATTCCAATAGTTTCACCATCTACTGTTATCTTGTAGGCAAATCCTTCTTCATATACAATAAAAGAAAGACCTATGGACAGTGCTACCACAAAAGCTATAATATTGTTCTTGTAAGTCTTTAATAAACCAAGAAAAAACTTATAGCTTTTATCCCCCACCTTCCCCATAGTATTCTCCTTTCTTCTGTTAATCTTTTTTAATTATACCATACTTTTTTGTAAAACCAAATTTTAATTAATGAAATTTTTAGCATCTTTCTATATTGTATGTTATACTTCAAACTAATATTCCTATATATACTTATTTAATTTAACAATATACTCAAATATTCCGATAATTATGTTAAATTCTTTTCAATTGAAGAGGCTATTTCGCTGTGTTATAATATATTCGAGGTGGGGAGGATGAGCGTTTTTAGATTTTTAAACGAAAATGACGATTGGGGAAGTACTCCCATCAGCAATTATTTTATAAATCATTTCATGTTGGATGCCCCAGGCGAATATGTCAAAGTATATATTTTGGGATTGAAATATTGCTATTATGGCAATGAAATACCTTTGAAAACTTTAGTAGATAAATTATTTATGTCAGATATAGAAATTGACAGAGCTTTGAAGTATTGGGAAAAATCAGGCTTAGTTAAATTAAAATACATAGATGGTGAATACACAGTTGAATATCTCCCGGTTATTCCACAACCAACCTCAAATCACAGCGTGTCCTTACAGGACCCTCAAGTAAAACAAATGTTTGAAGCAATTGAATTGACTTTGGGAAGGCCTTTAACCCCCACAGAAATGGAAACATATTTAAGCTGGATAGATGAATACGGCTTTTCCTTGGAAATAA
The sequence above is a segment of the Thermoanaerobacter ethanolicus JW 200 genome. Coding sequences within it:
- a CDS encoding 23S rRNA (pseudouridine(1915)-N(3))-methyltransferase RlmH gives rise to the protein MNYKVYATGNKIEKFYSDAIKEYQKRLSRFCNITFSSYKNSQKLPFQETDKYYKIVISPAGKSLSSEELAEKIKEFELTGITDILIIIGNEEIHCNETISISSMKMSLGLTSTIFFEQLYRAYKILNNEPYHK
- the rlmH gene encoding 23S rRNA (pseudouridine(1915)-N(3))-methyltransferase RlmH, whose translation is MKIYIIAVGKIKENYISDGIVFYLKKLRPYCEIEIKEVEEEKAPQNLSEKEKKEILRKEGERVLSKIKKGSFVVSLAIEGKEIDSYKFSQFIKATFQSGYREMTFVIGGSLGLWENIKKQSHLNLSFSKMTFPHQLMRLILLEQIYLAFSGENHL
- a CDS encoding UDP-N-acetylglucosamine 1-carboxyvinyltransferase; this translates as MEKFIIKGGKPLKGSIQISGAKNSAVAILPAALLADTPSVIDNLPDIKDIELLVQMIRHLGGKVEKKKHEVVIAPEGLNSFYPPRDLASQMRASYYLIGALLSRFNEAVIAMPGGCNIGVRPIDQHIKGFEALGAETTIEHGLIRIKADKLVGNHIYFDVASVGATINLMLAAVKAEGVTILENCAKEPHVVDVANFLNAMGANIKGAGTDTIKITGVDKLHGCHYTIIPDQIEAGTYMVAAAATKGDVYIKGVIPNHLEAIVAKLAEMGVIVEEYDDVIRVRREGPLKHVDIKTLPYPGFPTDMQQPFAVLLALADGISVITENIYENRFKYLNELKKMGAKVRVEGRTAIIEGVEKLTGAPLYATDLRAGAAMVIAGLAAEGTTEVMEVYHIDRGYEAMEVKLQQLGADVVRVKE
- a CDS encoding CxxH/CxxC protein — encoded protein: MFVVCEKHLEDAIEEFVEVYEQPPDIYKLDEVSFTDWLVPHKCDFCDEPPKYLVV
- the yycH gene encoding two-component system activity regulator YycH, with the translated sequence MREKIKSLLLFFLVLTSVYLTYKLWISFPQNELSFINKKSTNTKVDIFRIIRPEYTFVGLQGKVYLVSDGNLSFSLWKKTTDFISSNKEEKINVVDENSWENAQKGTFMRFLMGKSANGDLLKDIFSNRDSWSRKINSNVYVKEIIVNIDKNQIFVKDAANKKFYSFNYSEMEDLKNIIKNFPKDEVSVCESVYEEGNAYFEKNVYIPSLTFSIKKIYSKETNFESDPHFLEKFFTNISVVRKITENNGCTVYTDGLKSLRLYQNGYIEFYDTVSEASPTDKIFALRKSVVFLEEIGIKVDDIYLMDFKEEKGEYNFYFNYIFDYPLRILQKEMLDFPIEINISNGNIKYARVLYLDLMSNGSYLISHAKLKQPLAMGLKEINWREPLSDLKIGYAYYEGQFIPVWIGESNNKVFFINIFNGKLIYNGV
- a CDS encoding response regulator produces the protein MSYRILIVDDEKPIVEIIKYNLEKEGYITYEAYDGEEALKIAKEQNPDLIILDVMLPKLDGFSVLRTLRQSMTIPILMLTAKEEEVDKVLGLELGADDYITKPFSIRELIARVKANLRRISLNGNESGNIIYVKNLKIDMSKYKVEKNNKEIELTSREFELLRFLILNKGLIFSREMLLEKVWGYEYLGDIRTVDVTIRRLREKIEDDPSNPKLIHTKRGVGYYFSDEKQI
- a CDS encoding two-component system regulatory protein YycI, with amino-acid sequence MNWSKAKTVLIITFAILNVLLYLTIAKINKPQPQLLSRQDLYSIEEVLLQNNIILKTTIPQETEPMPLVKVTREIFDESFVLENFIKSQKYEKYKENRYTIFKFEDKTIKVDGISFYYFEKNDKFKDMSSSQKEEYVQNFINNYHFKEINVQVEKISQGKEVKIKYFQTYKDYFIDGGWMEGKIDDKSFEFSKSWFGSVVMEKAKKEVINAAYALLKLVEIKTDAKPMVVKEIKLGYYFNWSSATKGEAVPVWRITTQDGNRYYINAYTGNFEEGK
- a CDS encoding ATP-binding protein, with protein sequence MRSRFKSIQWKIILIYTLLILVAMEIIWVYLYKSLENYHMNNFDNYLEAQARGISFTLKDNMDAKSLKNVINMYMGPNSNVKYVYILDNKGNILASSTGDRGKMMTPAIVKALSGEIGSEVTDDYNSTGKIKSFAMPVYNSDGKINGVVYISGSLNGIYETLWDVNLILSSATLFAVGITMVLGYILSKTITDPIKEVTKYAQKMAEGNFDVTIKIKSNDEIGKLGEMFNFLSLRLKQTLNDIQGEKNKIEAIIQFMTDGVVATDAKGNIIHYNEAAEKMLNVKLELGMPIEGILNLEKEDAVATMNCGNKVLTVNIAPLKSNQQIEGYVYVLHDITEQHKLDAMRKEFVANVSHELRTPLATIKSYVETLLYSDVDAEYLKRFLKIIDSETDRMTRLVKDLLLLSKMDSEEKNLKFEHKNLNEVIIDVINRLSIEAHKKNQKLIVDLQEVPRHVYIDKDKMEQVIVNLVTNAIKYTPENGMIKVMTEYDENFATFIVEDNGIGIPKEDLPRIFERFYRVDKARSRELGGTGLGLSIVKQIVELHKGEVNIESEVGKGTIVRVKLPYQ
- a CDS encoding S1C family serine protease → MQRQLKSFFAVAIIVSLVTSLVFVYIAPKYLWGKVIPIPYPPSSGIKTEVVIPTKESPTIAEVVAKKDTPAVVGITTVEFQREYYFIEKAVEGVGSGFIVNPNGYIITNNHVANEKSKNIKVYLSNGSILPGKVLWTDPVLDLSILKIDAKDLPIIPLGDSDKISVGQTAIAIGNPLGLRFQRTVTSGIISALNRSLPITEDGKPRIMEDLIQTDASINPGNSGGPLVDSQGYAIGINTAKVTTAEGLGFAIPINIVKPILKKVIETGTFKAPYIGIVAYDKEIASYISADVYIYEGIYVADIDPKGPAYKAGIKKGYIILEIDERPVNTMTSLKCIIYEKNPGDKIKVKYQTVSGKTGYTTITLGE